Within Rhododendron vialii isolate Sample 1 chromosome 12a, ASM3025357v1, the genomic segment ctGACTGTAAGCACActagcaaaaaagaaaaccatggATTCCAAGTCAACCAAATTGGCATATAATATCTGTGAATATCTTTGATCATTGATATGGCTTCTTTGCATTTTATGGTCTAGGCATATTTGATTGATGAATTTCAGATTGTTTTCTTCATTATTGATCTTAAGTAGATTATTAGCCTAAGAATTTCAGAGCAAGTGAATAATATCTTCTGAGTTCTGCCCTTCATGAAATAGAATTTTGTGAACTGGAATAGTTAGATATGTAGCAACAACACAGAGCAAACTTAATAAAGCACTCCAATGTTTGATATACTACAAGAAAGTTTACACTATGCATGACACTATAGGAAAGGTGACACTATACTATTCAATTAACTACTGTTATTATTCTCCCATATAGGGATAGGGGGTTAGATGTGAGATTACTATGCAATTTTTATAAGACTTATACGTTTTCTGTGTAGCAACAAAATGTATTCTTATCTCTCTCATCCATGTTTCATTCTTATTGTGATTTATAACCAATACTATGACACGATATTAATTTCAGGTTTCTTTAAGTTAACTCCTATGGATAAGAGTTGGATTGAGATAAGGAATAGGCTAGACCCTACCTATATACAAGGGGTAGAAAAGTTCATAGAATTTGCTTATGATAAAAAGCATCCAGATTCAAAGATATATTGTCCTTGCAAGAAATGTGTGAACCTTATATTTGGGACAAGAAGTGGCGTGAAAGAACATTTAATTATAAATGGATTCAATACAAAGTATACAAGATGGACACTTGACGGAGAGTCTTTAGCTTCATCTAGTAGAAATGAATCGGATGCAAATcaaagctcttattttcaaGATGATAAGATTGGTATGGTGCATGATGCATTTGGAGTTCCAAGGCAAGATGGTGGGATCAGAGATAGTGAAGGACTTGAATGTATGGGGTTAGGGCCCGATAAGGAGACTAAGAAATTTTTTAAGCTGCTTGAAGATGCACAACGTGAGTTGTACCCCAATTGTAAGACATTCACAGCTCTCTCTTTTACAACTCATTTGTTGCATATAAAAGTGCTTGGTGGTTGGACTGATACCTCATATGATATGCTAGTTGAGCTATAGAGAAAAGCATTTCAGTTCGTGAAACCTTACCCAAGTCGTTTGCTGAAGCAAAGAAGTTTAATGAGGCCTTAGGCTTTAGTTACGAAAAAATTGATGCGTGTCCCAAGGATTGTATGTTGTTTTGGAAAGATAAAAAGGGGCTGCGCAACTGCGAAAAATGTGGAACATCACGGTATAAAGAATCTACTGTCTTTTCAGATGATGGAATGGCCAAACTAACACAAATTCCTGCAAAACAAGTAAGACATTTTCCTTTAAAGCCAGCGCTTCAAAAGCTTTTCATGTCAAAGGAAACATCAAAACATATGAGATGGCATGCAGAGGGACGGACCAATGATGGTAAATGGAGGCACCCTGCTGATACACCTGCTTGGAAAACATTCAACGAAAAACACCCTGAATTTGCGAAAGACATTCGAAATGTGAGATTGGGATTAACAGCCGATGGTTTTAACCCGTTTAGAACAATGAGCATTATTCAGCACGTGGCCAGTCGTGTTGATGCCGTATAACTTGCCTCCATGGTTGTGCATGAAACAACCGTTTTTCATTTTGGCTTTGCTCATTGATGGTCCTCATGGTCTTGGAAATGATATTGATGTCTACTTGCAGCCTTTGATTGAGGAGTTAAAAGAATTGTGGACTGAAGGTGTGCTTACTTTTGATGCATCAACCCAACAAATGTTTCATATGCGAGCGACAATATTGATGGGAACTATAAATGATTTTCCAGCATTAGCGATGCTATCTGGTTGGAGCACAAAAGGAGCACTAGCTTGTCCTTCTTGCAATGTGGAAACTCAGTCTCTATGGTTGAAGAACTTTAGGAAGTATTGCTATATGGGCCATAGACGTTTCTTGGATCAAGGACATAACTTTCGGAAAGATGCCATATCTTTTGATGGAACTATTGAAACTAGAACAAGGCCACTTCATTTGTCAGGTGCTGATATTTTTAAACAAGTTCAATTCATTCAGAATAATTTTGGGAAGGGTGAAGAAAGGGGGAGAACTGCACCTAAAAAGAGACGAGTACATGCTGATGATGGAATAAGTGCCAACACTATGGAGCAAGGAGTAGAACATAATTGGAAAAAGAGaagtatattttttgacttAGAGTATTGGGTGGATATTTTGATTCGCCACAATATTGACCTGATGCATACCGAGAAGAATGTATTGGAAAACATACTTGGGACACTACTCAATATTTTGGGGAAAACAAAGGACAATCTAAAGGCATGcaatacactacaagaaaaatgaaaattggtgatgaaaaagtggcgacgaaatttaattttgtcactaaatgagtatatttgtaacgccccgacttttcggaagcaatataaaataaaattttaaaaaaatttgctaaataaatataatttttcaaaataaagtttaactattacagtcacaagataaatttgctgattcaaaatacattaatttcagagctgactctaggcttgatacaaatccgaaacatactcgatcttcgttcctgatattctttccgtgttgaactgcaacatctttgaatcctcttcattgaatcctgcgcccactggcaaattgatcgccgaagcaaacgatttgccaggatacaaacgtatccgtgagtgataaatcacccagaagaataatccaacccaactacccccctTATTTTACAGttagcaggtaacaagataatattgagtcgaagaagtcaaacaaatattctccacataagccagttcattactatccataacctaatgtgaaatctaagatctctccgcgagatctttcctccccaaccgctagctatgccctgtcccatgagctcactttcttttgttgtcgcggattgcacttcagttatgtacctagcgtgtatccctctcattacaacaaaagaaagcttatcatgcccgaatcataactagggttcgcttatcttatataccacttcacaatcatcactgggcttactttgccagtatcaatacatcattcatcattgggcttactttgccaatcatcattcatcaatcaacactgggcttactttgccagtttcaaaccatcacatccaactcatcacatctcaaaatcccgcctgcaggcaatctaaaaataaaactttccaatttatccattatctagcatcgtctagatgagttCTATTTCGCAACACCatcccatgtctctagggtccaatctagcattcaaatcaagtatcgatgcaatatacaacaaatcaataataattaaaacaattaataaacaatgtaatcacgcaacttattatgaacgggccgttgcccttaatcttgtatagtcacaatgtcaataataaagtaagagtttttaaaataaattaaaagaaaatttttctgggcttttattaattaattctaagataatagattaattaaaaaccaataaaatacattaattagataaaaatattggagtatttatcatgacctaaataagagtcctaaagatCCTACGCAACCagtggagtgtcaaaagttggattCGGAGGGTCACaggatttatttaaataaagacgttaaataaagtaaccaaaagtgaagtaaatagataataaataatttacagtTTAAAATATATTGcggttaacaaaattttatCTTCAGAAtgtagagagtctaaataaaattatttgggcatttataataaggtttataaggtcgtaaagaatttttgattgaaaacgttatagaaataacaataaatagtaaattaaataaaaaaaaatattaatttaacaagatattatctttgagatgcaaggagtctaggaaaaattagtttgggtgttaaaacgttgtttagaaggtcgcaaagatttttcgtttgtaaactttgatagaaactaataaataattaaataaatagataattaaataaaaaaatatgatcttaacaagttatgatcctTGAGTTGTGAAAAGTcgaggaaaaatagttcgggcgTCATAAacgatgttcggaaggtcgcaaagttgtttcgaaacgttTAAAACCAACTTAATCtatcagataaattaaactgatataattaatacgttttatactaagttggtattatattgtaagaaagtaatatcaagtcagtagtt encodes:
- the LOC131309573 gene encoding uncharacterized protein LOC131309573 — encoded protein: MDKSWIEIRNRLDPTYIQGVEKFIEFAYDKKHPDSKIYCPCKKCVNLIFGTRSGVKEHLIINGFNTKYTRWTLDGESLASSSRNESDANQSSYFQDDKIGMVHDAFGVPRQDGGIRDSEGLECMGLGPDKETKKFFKLLEDAQQKSISVRETLPKSFAEAKKFNEALGFSYEKIDACPKDYDGMAKLTQIPAKQVRHFPLKPALQKLFMSKETSKHMRWHAEGRTNDGKWRHPADTPAWKTFNEKHPEFAKDIRNVRLGLTADGFNPFRTMSIIQHVASRVDAPLIEELKELWTEGVLTFDASTQQMFHMRATILMGTINDFPALAMLSGWSTKGALACPSCNVETQSLWLKNFRKYCYMGHRRFLDQGHNFRKDAISFDGTIETRTRPLHLSGADIFKQVQFIQNNFGKGEERGRTAPKKRRVHADDGISANTMEQGVEHNWKKRSIFFDLEYWVDILIRHNIDLMHTEKNVLENILGTLLNILGKTKDNLKCAVFPERSDQKTILGKHVRSSCLKVVPTPPSSENKKPATCCSLGNKIKLGRQIETEAGNWFMEFLEKALETGLKKTKGRVEGDAQKVPQSLILKVINWPTGWKSNSVILAKGLCILERRR